Within Sphingobium sp. KCTC 72723, the genomic segment AGCATCGTTGTTTAGCTTGATACTGTCGTCGGATGGTACAACACTACCATCTCGCGTAGTCCATCTTTGCTGGAAGATCTCTCTAACGCGCTTTTCCAGATCCTCTTTAAGCGACATTCGATTTCCCCATTTTTCGATAACTTACAACCAAGTAAGGGATTTTCAATATCCCACAACTCGTGTTGATGTAAATTACGTCCGAAACGATTTGGGTATAAAACGAGACCTCGGCCGCGCTTGGGCATGGATTAACCTCGGAGCTTTCGGATCAGTCGCTTCCACTGGTCCTCGCTGCTCATCCAGTCCGGGTTATCTGGTCTGCGAGGCGAGGGAGCAAATCGTTCAGGATGGCCCCTACAGCGCGAGCAGCGCAAATGCGCTCCGACTGTTTCCATTGTGGTGTTCCAGCAATGGACGAGGAACCAACGGTTGAGTTTATCGGCATCGAGAACTCCTGAGTGACCGCATTTGCAGATGATGAAAAGGTTCGCTTGGCGTCTCGCGTAGTCGCCTAGATTTCTGAGCGTCGGGTTAGCGCCCACTTCAAAGCGGGAACGTCATCTGACGGGCATCAGGGATCGGCTGTTGCTTGTCCCATGCTGCTAAGATGCTCTGCGCCAGTTCAAGCGCGGCGTTCTCTCGCAGGCGCTCGTTCGGTGCTGTCAGTGCCACTCTTGCCCAACCGGGCGCGTGAAGAAGGCTCTGCGCGAGCCAGAGGGAATCAGGCTGGTTCATGAAGGCAATGTAGAACAAAAAGAGAACGCATTGGCAAGTGCGATTGTGCAGGGTATGCCCGATCCAAAGGGGACGTTTATGCTGATGCTGCTTCTTGCCGTGGCCGCTGGATCGCCAGCAATTGAGTATCGAAGCCTTAGCTCAATACCGGGATCGGTATTGGTTAGGGAATGCGCGGGCGACGCTGTTTCAACGGATCGTGGATTGGTCATGGACCTGTGCAATGCCTATATCCTTGGGGTCGCCGATACATTGCAAGCGAATAGACTTACCTGCCGGTCACATTCGGATGCGGCCAGTTTGCAGTCCGTAGGTGTCGTGCGAAAATATATAAAGGATCACCCGGAAAGGTGGAATGCGCACCCGGCGATCATGGTCCAAGAGGCTTTACAGCAAGCCTTCCCATGTCAGCGGTGATGATGAGAATGCAGGAATTGAACCCTCATTAGCTCTACGATGAGGCCTCGAACCTCATTTCTTCGGCCATTTGGCCGCTATCTTGTCCCTTAAACGACGTAGAATGAGTGTGTCGGACCGGATCTAGGCAGCTTCGAACTGTCCCGCATCTAGCGTCCTCCGTGTGGAATAGGCCCGACCATCCGACACACATATTTAGCTTGCAGCCTTGTCAGCTTCGCGGGCCTTCTCAACCAGTGTGATAGCTTCATGTAGCTTCGCCACGACCTGATCTAGTGCCGGGTCGATGTTGACGGTCACGAACTCTTCGCGCTTGGTCGTCAGGCTATACACCTTGTCGAGCAAGATCGCGGCTTCGCCAATCACCTTATCGGCATCGAAGAAGTAGTTGGGCTTGCCCTTCGGATT encodes:
- a CDS encoding DUF6771 family protein, whose product is MNQPDSLWLAQSLLHAPGWARVALTAPNERLRENAALELAQSILAAWDKQQPIPDARQMTFPL
- a CDS encoding Rap1a/Tai family immunity protein, with amino-acid sequence MKKALREPEGIRLVHEGNVEQKENALASAIVQGMPDPKGTFMLMLLLAVAAGSPAIEYRSLSSIPGSVLVRECAGDAVSTDRGLVMDLCNAYILGVADTLQANRLTCRSHSDAASLQSVGVVRKYIKDHPERWNAHPAIMVQEALQQAFPCQR